CATCATAAGCTGTTCCAGTGTACATTTCATCATAAATCTTAGATAATTCATCATATCTGGTTAAAATAGCTGACATGATTTTATGATATATTAGGCAAGAAAAACTGTCCCTTTTATTATTTAATCGTGACATCAGCTCATCTAATGCATTACACCATTGCTGGAATCTAGGCAGCTTTCTTGTATTAATAACTGACTCTTTTGGGAAAAAGAGCTTATCTTTAATTTCAATATCTAGCTTTGATAAACGCGTACCTAATTCATGAAGCATAGCAACTGCCAAGTTTAGTTTAGACATTAAAATAGCTTGTTTTAAACTGACATTTAACGTTTTACGCTTATATTCTTTCAGCTTTTCAGCATTTTTTTTGATTTGTTCAAGCTCTTTAAAATATTCATTTGTCTTTTTTTGTATAGTTTCAGCGTTAAACAAAACAGATTTTAATTTTTCATCTATGGTACTTGGCGCAGTTATTGGAAACTCTGGATACAGATCTTTACTGATGATGTAATAACTTTCGGATTCACGTGATTGTTCTGAAATCTTATTGTGTACCTCTGCATAGTTTTTAGAATCAGCAAAATAACTTAATACATAGTAAAGCATTTCATAGTAGTAACCCTCTTCAAACCTTTTTCCTCTTAGGTTCGTACTGATTTTTTTACGCAAACCTGATTGCTCGTAACGTAGATCCAACTTTTCTAAAAATACTTCTTTAGCATTGTTGTTTTCATCAATAATTTCGCTAGGCATAAGTAAGCTATACAGGTAATAAGGTGCATTTTCTGAGTTTTTTATTTGCTCTAGTACATAGGTATAACCGTTCTCCTTAACTGCTAAAGTGTGCACAGCTTTTAAAAGCGTAGCTAATGGTTTAGCGCTATAAAAAGCCTGAACCAAAGAGTAAGCGTATAACAAAACGCCCATACCATCAACAGAAGCGCTTTTTTGTTTTGTTGATGTTTGCAAATTAATCTTTGTTACTAGATCTTGGTGATACTGTTGTAACAAGATAAATGCCTTGGCTCTTGTCAGAGAGTTTTCAAACTGCTTAAGTAACTGTTCTAAAGTAATTTTTGAAACTCCTTCTCCAATGACGATTGATTCGAGACTTTTTAGAGCGGAGATAAATTTTGTTAAACTTGTCTTTGCTGACTCGTACGTTGTATCTCCATCTTTACCGAGAATTTTTACTAACGAAAACATAGCTAGCAAATCATCTTGCATATAAACAACACCTAGTGCTTTGTCTATATATTCAAAGTCATTCATTATTTATCTCCTTTTTAGCTTTTGTTGCAAACTTAAAACTTTTAACCAATCTCTAAAGCTGTTGATATTGTGTTTAATTGGAATATTAGCTGACAAATTGATTATGGAAAAAGACAACTCCCTGTTACTTGAATTGTCTAAAATAGACATACCTTATGAACCTCAATTTAATAAGAAGTTATACGTTATAAATCGCTTTTGTTTTATAGAGCTGCAACTTAAAGCATGATTACCGTGTTTTAATGCTTTAGTCATAGATTTTTCCTTATCCAAACAGTTTTAAAATGCTTAGATAAATTAACCATATAGATTAATAATATAAAAGTATATAAGGTATTTTTGATAGGACTTATGTTTTTTTGATAGCAATACTTTAGGTCTCACTATCAGCTCACTTAAAATCACTAATATCATCTAAGTATAGATTAATACAATTGACACAAATTTTAACTTCCAGTAGGTTTTCATCCGCTTTTTTTCTTGAAGGAGTAAAGCTATTCTTTGTAGCTAGTCTGATGTGTTTATCAATTATATTTTTTCTAAAGGTACATCTATCACATATTGACTTACCACACACCCTACAATGGTGCCTATGAAGTAGTTTTAATTTTGTTTTTTTACAACATCTACAAATAGATGAATTTCTTTCCCATGCGTATTTAGTTTGATCTTCATATATAAGATCAAATATGTATAAGCTCAAATCACTATTAGTTTTTCTTAAAGTTAATTCTGTAGTTTGAAATGAAATATGGGTATATATAAATAGTGGAGTAGGAGCACCATCACTACATAGCTCAATTACGTTATCTTGAACTATTACACTATATTCTTTTAGAAAAGCTGTTATTTTCTCGATATCTTCTATATAGAATTTATCAATAGATCCTGGAATAATATAATAGTATTCCAATTTTTGGATATTTTTTTTAGATATCTTTTTATCTATAATGTCTAAATTTTTATATTCAAAACCGCCACACTGTAAGTGAGCAGCAAATAGAATGATCTCATCAACATCTGTTTCATCTAAATAGCATATCAATAAAAATGCTACACAGGTGAATAAAGGTCCGATAGCTATAGAGTTCTCATTAGGGTTACTTATATTTTTAAAAACGTATTCTCTATCTATAACCAATATGTCATCAAATTCTGATAATAACTTTATAACTAATATTCCACTAATTAGTTACTTATAAAGTATATTTTTACCATATTTAGCTGGGACATAGTTTATATTTTACAGCGATAGCTCCGGAATTTAAATTATACACGGTAACAAATAAATACCTACAAATTTAAGAAAAGACTGGTTTTAAATATTCAACATTTACTTCTTTTTCGTTTAAAATAGTCACAAAAAGCCTAAAGAAGTAAAATATGGAAACGATATTAACAAAAATTGTTGAAGCAAAAAGAAAATGGCTTTTTGCAAAAAAGAGATTATTCCCTCTAGAAATTTTTAAAAATGAAATTGTCAAAGCAGATAGAAATTTTTATGAATCTTTAAAATCTGAAAAAGCAGTATTTATATTAGAATGCAAAAAAGGCTCACCTTCCAAAGGAATTATCCGTAAAAAGTTTAACCTTAATGAAATAGCTTCTGTATATAAAAATTATGCTAATGCTATCTCTGTACTTACAGATGAAGAGTTTTTTATGGGAAGTTTTGCAAACTTAGAAATAGTTAGAAACCAGGTTCAACAACCTATTTTATGTAAAGATTTTATTATAGATGAATACCAAATATATTTAGCTAGATATTATAAGGCAGATGCTATTTTATTAATGCTTTCTGTGCTTGGAGATCAAGAATATAAAAAATTAGTAAAAGTTGCTAATAGATTAAACATGGGTATTTTAACAGAAGTAAGTAATGAAGAGGAGCTGCAAAGAGCTATAAATCTAAAAGCAAAAGTTATAGGTATAAATAATCGTAACCTTAGAGATTTATCTATAAATTTAAACACAACAAAAATACTAGCCCCTAAAATACCAAAAGAAACAATTATAATTTCTGAGTCAGGTATTTATAAAAACAAAGAGGTTAGAGATTTAAGAAATTATGCTGATGGTTTTCTTATAGGTAGCTCTCTTATGGGGGAACGTAACCTAGAACTTGCTGTAAGAAAGATTATCTATGGATTTAATAAAATTTGTGGTTTAACATCTGTAGAAAATGCTCAAAAAGCATATGATGCGGGAGCTATTTATGGAGGATTAATTTTTGTAAAAGAATCTTCTCGTTTTATAAATTATGACACCGCTAAACAGATATCTAAAAAAGTTAGATTAAATTATGTAGGCGTATTTGCTGATGCTAATATTAATGAAGTTGTAGATTTTGCTTATGGTTTAAAGTTAAGTGCAGTCCAACTTCATGGCAACGAAAATCAGCAATACATAGATAGCTTAAAAGCTAAATTACATAAAAATTGTCAGATCTGGAAAGCGTACGGTGTAGATACAGAAATTCCGAAGTTTTTAGATAATGTTGATTACCATCTTTTAGATAGTCAAGTAAATGGTAAAAAAGGTGGTACAGGCAAAACTTTTGATTGGAATCTTATAAAGGATAGAAAAAGCATAATTTTATCTGGTGGTCTAAATTCTACAAATATAGCTAAAGCAATAGAGTTTAAATGTTCTGGATATGATATAAACTCAGGAGTAGAATCTAAAACTGGTGAAAAAGATGAGAAAAAATTACAAGAAGTTTTTGAAGTAATTAGAAATTATTAAAATCCTCCTTTGACTTACCATGTACGATATTTTTTAAGCCTAGAGATTTATAACTTCGTTGATTATAATCTCCTTAGAACGTCAAAAGGAGATAAAATATGTCTACTCAAAGTTTACTTATTAAAAATGCTACCGTTGTAAATGAAGGAAAAATTTTTAAATCTGATATTTTCATCGAAAATGGCAAAATAACGCAAATTAATAATCATATAAATAAAAATGCTGATAAGATTATAGACGCTACAGATCTTTATTTATTACCAGGTATGATTGATGATCAGGTACATTTTAGAGAGCCTGGCTTAATGTATAAAGCAGATATAGAATCTGAGTCACGAGCAGCTGTAATGGGAGGTATTACCTCTTATATGGAGATGCCAAATGTTAACCCAGCTACTACGGTAGTTGAAAGATTAGCTGAGAAAAAAGAGCGAGCATCTCAACGTTCACATGCAAACTATGCTTTTTATTTAGGAGCTACAAATAACAATGTACAAGAGCTAAAGCGCCTAAAACCAAATGATGCTTGTGGAGTCAAAATTTTTATGGGCGCTTCAACTGGTGATATGTTAGTAGATAATCAAGAGACATTAGAGGGTTTTTTTGCTAATAGTCCTTTACTAATAGTGACTCACTGTGAAGATACACCTATGATTAAAACAAATGAAGATAAAGCCCGTGAAAAATATGGTGAAAATGTACCATTTGACTTGCATCCTGATATTCGTTCACGTGAAGCTTGCTTTAAATCGTCACAATTAGCAGTATCTTTAGCTAAAAAATATAACTCTCGTTTGCACGTTTTACATTTAACTACAGCTGAGGAAATGATTCATTTCAATAACGAGTTACCACTAGAACAAAAAAGGATTACAGCTGAAGTTTGTGCTCATCATTTATTTTTCTCACGTAAAGATTACGCTGAAAAAGGAGCTTTAATTAAATGTAATCCAGCTATAAAAGAAGAAACTGACCGTTTAGCTCTTTTAAAAGCAGTTAAAAATGATGTGATAGATGTGATAGCTACAGATCATGCTCCGCACACTTGGGAAGAAAAGCAAGGGACGTACTTTAAAGCACCAGCTGGTTTACCATTAGTTGAGCAAGCACTTATTTCGGTTTTAGAGCATTATCACAAAGGTTTCTTAACACTTGAACAAGTGGTACAAAAAACAGCTCACGCTCCTGCTATAGTGTATAAAGTTAAAGAACGTGGTTTTATTAGAGAAAGTTATATGGCTGATTTAGTGTTAGTCGATTTGAATAACCCACATACAGTAACTGATGAATGTTGTCATTATAAATGTGGATGGACACCATTTGCAGGTTATACATTTAAGTCAAAAATCCATTCAACTATCGTAAATGGCATATTAAAATATCATCAAGGAAAAATTGTAAGTGATAAAAAAGGTCAAGCCTTAGAGTTTGATCATGCGTTTTAACTACGGCTGTATAAAGATAGGTGGTTTATTTGGATTTAAAGTAAATATAAGCTTTTTGTAAAACCCATTTAGTTATATCCAACAAGGTTTGCTATACTAAATACAAAATACTCATTTAGTAATTAACTTTAAGAAGAATTATATGAAAATAATGTTTTCAGCTGATGGCATTTCTAAGTCTGATTTAGAAAAGACAGCTATTATTTCAAAATATGTTGACTGTATCAAAATAGGTCATATCTTATGTTCTACTCTTTCTTTTAAAGAGATTCATGAACTTGTAGGCGATAAAGATATATTTTTAGATTTTAAGTTACATGATATTCCAAATACTGTTAAAACAGCCATTGAAAATTATTCAAAAGCTATTCCAAACTTTAAATATTTTACTTTTCATGGTACAGCTAGTGATGAGATGGTAAAAGCAGCTCTTAGTGCAGATACACAGGCTACACCTTTAGCAGTGATTACACTAAGTAGTGATGCTAATTTTGATAAACAAGATAGTTTAGCTAAATTTGAAAGATGTATGAATTTAGGTGTGGAAAACTTTATATGTCATCCACATTTAGTTACAGATGTAAAAGCTAAATTTGGTAATAAAATTAAGTTATATGTGCCAGGTGTTAGACTTGAATCAGATTCTAAAGATGACCATTTTAATGCTTTAACCCCGCAAAAAGCCAAAGAGTTAGAAGTTGACTATATAATAGTCGGAAGACCTCTATTAAAAGCTGATAATATCGTGGCTAAGTTACAAGAGTTTATATAAAAATTATGCAAAACCAAAATTTAAAGAAGATAATAATCTCTCCACCCTTCGGTAAGTATATTAAATTTAAAGAAACCTCTAATGTCTATGGATCTTTTACAGTAAATAGACGTTGGGGCCTTATAAAACAAGCTATAAAAACAATTCGCAAAATAGAAAAAAATGCTTGGCGTAATAAGATAGGTTTACGTAACCCTGGTTTAGCAAACACAAAACCACCAAAAAGATCTCAAGATATTATTTCATTAGCAGCATTAGAGATAGCAGACTGGCATAGCTTTGCAGCAACTTTAAAAACACAAAAGTTTGCTAATCATAAAAATATAGAAATTAATATAGGTTGTCCTAATGCTAGTATTGTTGATTTTCCAGCTGAGCTTGCCTATCTATTTGAGGGTAGAAATATATCTATCAAAATGCCACCAACTATAGATATTAACGCTAAGATAAAGGAGTATTTAGCTGTTGGAATAACAAATTTTCACCTTTGTAATACGATTCCTACTGATAAAGGCGGAGTATCAGGTTATCCTTTACAGAAATACACTCTTCCAGCCATAAAAGCAGCTAGAGAAGAGTTTAGCAATAATATAACTATAATTGGCGGCGGTGGGATATATACCCTAGAAGATGCCCAAAAATACCTAGATGCTGGGGCTGATCATTTATCTCTAAGCACAGTTTTATTTAACCCTATTAAAGCGAGGAAACTTATAAAAAGGTTATTATCTACCTGAAAGCTATTATGTGTCAGAAAGATGTTCTTCTTTACAGCTCTTATTTGCCAACTAAATTAACATTTATTAGGTAGATCAAATAATCTAGATCTACCAATAATAAAAATAAATGAGTGCTAGAATAATAATATAAAAAATTAGTTAAAAAATAATTTTTCCCATAAATAAATATAAACTATAATGTTATAATTGTTAATAAAATATATAGCATAAACTATTCCGTATGGATTTAAGAAACAATTTTAGTTATGGTGACTTAATTTATGGTTTAGGTGGAAGAGATGAGCCGCAAGAATATTTATTAAAAAATGGATTAAAAGATTTACACTACTTACCTCGGCTAACTGATGAATATAACCACCTAATAGGCCTAAATAGAACTTTCGATGGCCAAACTACAAATTACCATTTATATCTACAAATATATAATTTTTTAGGCCGAGGAAAAAATGAATTTAAGCTTAATAATTTTAATACTTCTCATGTTTTTGATAAATGTATGCATATGGAGGGGCCCTTCAAAGGGTATCTTGCAAGACACCCTGGTGAAGTGAACTCCTATAAGAAATATGCAACGAGTTGGGCACAAGCTATTGGTAAATATCCACAAAAATTTAATGACGGTAAATGCTTATTAAGCATGAATCTTTATTACTTAATTATTAACTTTCTTTGCCGAAAAAATATATCTCATTTCATAAAAAGAGGTAGAAAAATACATTTTATTTTGGAAGATTTAGAGCTAAAACTATATATAACTTCATTTGAAGAACCTCTAAATACCGCCTTTGAAGGCATAGATAGTTCCGCCGAATCTAAAGATGAAAACGAATGTCATATAAAAGAAATTAATAAGTTAATTGATAAAATCCTTATACAACTACCTAGTATCACACTTGATGAATTAATAGAATGTTATCAACTTTACAAGTTAGATTACACCTATAGAAATAATATTAAATTTTATAATGTACAAAGAAATGGAGCTAAACAAATAGAACGTATAGTGGAGTCTTCTCCTCCTTGGGTAACTAATAAAGACCAATGGCAGACGTTGTTACTAAAACTCCATAATTCTGAATTTAGAAATATGAGTATATTGATGAATGCTACTATAGTTTGCTTTAATAACTATATAAAAAAGCAAATAGGGTCAAAAGAAGAAGATGTATATGTTAGGGAGTTTGTGGTTAATATGCTTAAAGTATCCTTATCATCAAGTAAACTTAAAAAAGCGTTTAAATGTATTTATCAATTAATATGCGCTTATGACAGGTACATTCCTGAAAAATATTTTTTTGCTGAAATGTTATTTGAGTATTTATGGAGATATAAAGAAAATTTTTTATATTTATTCAGGGGAGTCGTTAATTTTAATATAAAAAGTAATGCTTATGATTTGTATCAGAATATGTCCTCTATTTTTACTAATATAAGGAAACTCACAAAGAAAGATTTTAAATTCAGTATAAAAGAAAGACCAAAAGATGATTTTTACACAGGTCTTCTTCGTTCAAAACGACACCTTGAAAATGATTTAATAGATAATAATTATAGTAATTTAGAATACTACTCTGATAGTAATGGTTTTATTTACGCTAAGTCGAATTAATTTTTTACAACTTTTGTTAAGAATTTATGAATATTGTATTTGCAACTATTTTTTCAAACGAACTAATCAAGATTTATAGATGTTCCTTTAATACTAACACCACTAGAAGAAAGCTCCACCGAGCTTTCTCCACATTTTATGATCACTGTACTAGAATTTATTTCTATACTATTACTACCACATTTTAGAACGATTTTATCTTTACACTCAATAGTTGTTTCTTTAGCTGTTAATTTAGCTGACTCATCTTTCTGACTTAGTGTTAAAATGGTTTTTTGGTTTGCATTTATAGCTATATCGTCAGAAGTTATTTCAAAAAAATTGTTATTATTGTCTGCCATAATATTATTACTCGCTTTCTTTGCAGCTTATATACCCCTTATTATCTACTGTACAACTCCATGAGTTTCCAGCAGGGTTAGGTATATAATATCTCCAGGTGTTATAATCTTTGCCTATATTCATAACAAAATATATAGCTCCAGGCTCATCCTTAGATTTAAACGACAACGTGTCAGTTAGATTCTGAGGGTGAACTAACTTTGTTTGGTGCTCGCTATCTAAGATTTGTTTGCTAAGAGAGTCATATGTTGTCTGAGTTATCTTTTCCATAGAACTAGGTTGTTCATAAACTACTAGATAATTGTTACCTTGGTTTGCCTGAGCAGAAGATTTTAGATTAAGATAAAATTGGTCTTTTGCTGTAGTCGTTATGCAACCTGACAACAAAAGGGAGGTGGTTATACTAAAGAGGAATTTTTTCATCATTATACACTCTCCATAATATTTATTTTATTAAATGCCCTAAAAACATTGTCAAATTGAATTTTAAATTTAATAGCTATATTATTTTGATTCCAAGTATATGTGTTACCGTCTTTATTTGCTGCATCAAGAAGCTTTAAAAAAGACCAGTAGCTTGAATGTATCTCTATAGAGTTAATTTGATCATAGTTATCTATATACCCCACAGAGCTGGGTTGCTGCTCAAACCATTTATATTTTAGCGTTATAGGCTTTTGTTGAGTACTAATTCCTATAACTTTTTCATTACCAGTACTTAAAATACTCATTTTAACAAAAGTATTATTTGCCAAGTAGGCATTTGGAGCTGGCATTATATGTAATGTAATGTCTAAAGGTTGTGGTTTTCCAGATTTATCCCATAAAGAGTTTGTAAGTCTTTGGACACTATTAAGAATACTAACCATATTCTGAGTATTAGAGCCAAATAGATCTGGGATTTTAGCTGTCCATTGCTCATTTTTGTATTCGAATATCCCGTACATATCTTTTTTAACAGTTTTCCAAAATTTCCCTTTTGGACCAAAGGTTTCAGTAAGCTCTTTTGGAGAAACAGCTGTGTCAGATTTATCTGTGAAAGGATAATATTTTTTTTGTTTATCAATCATTGGTAATATATCTTTTTCCCAAAGATTATACTTACATGTGGTAAGATAAGGTCTTCCGAATTTCATGATATTTTGTAATGGTGCTGTGAAAATAATAGAATTTTCTTCACTGATATTATTTTTCTTTAGCAAAGAATTTACTTTATATAAGTAAGAACCTTTTGGCTGTGTAAATAAATCAAGAGTTAACTTGTTTATAGCATCACTTTTGTCATCAGAGTCATGAATTTTATCGACTATACTTCTTATTATTTGATTATACTGCTCCATATCATTAGGGTTAGAAATCATTTTATTAATGTTTTGGAAGTATGAATTAATTAGTTCTAATTGAGGTATTTTTTCTAGGGTTTTTTTATCAAAAGTCGTGTTCTCTATTAGAGTTTTTAACATGTTATTAAACTGGGAACTAGTTGATGAAATAAGCAGTAAAGAAGCAACCATATCATTAGGGTTTATACTATTTTTGTATGAAGTTATAAGTTTAATATATGATTTTTTATAATTGTGTATATATGTTTGTAAAGCATTATTATAATAGTTATTAATAGCAGAACTATTAATATCGTATTTTTTTAGTAAATTAATAACCTCTTTATAGGAAGTTATCTCTGGTAATATTATTTCTTTTAGTCCAACCTTGGTATATATAGTTGAGATATTGCCATAATAACCGCCTTTGTCAGCTATATTAATTGTAGATTGCTTGACAGTATTTTTATCTATAAGTTTAGCTCTTGATAATACAAGATTGTTCGTTATATCGTTATAAGTTGCCTGCATAATTACTTTATGCCATATTGGCTTGGTCATTTTTGTATCATTAGGTAAATTCTTTTCTAACTTTTTGTCTATTTTTTTTAATAAATCAATAGCTGCCTGGAGATTGTCTACTTGGGTATCACTTATAGAAGGAATTAGCTCTTTTATATCTTTAAACTCATCTGAAGACTTTGTAGTATCTTTGATCTTATCGTAAAGATTTTCAAGAAATACTCTATTATATGTTGATAGAGATTTTCTCATTGTAGGAAAAATCTTCTCCATGAATATATTTATAGTTTGTTGTTTTGCTACAGGTAAGTCTAGTTCGTCTAGAAATATATGTAAAGTTTTTAGATTAATAGTAGTATTCTCTAACACATATGATTTAACCATTTTATACAGGTTGGAATTAACAAGTAAGTTTTTATAAGTCAAATCTAAATTATTAAGATCTTTATTAGCTATATTAATATTTACTTTTGGTACTGGAG
Above is a window of Allofrancisella inopinata DNA encoding:
- a CDS encoding FYVE zinc finger domain-containing protein, whose amino-acid sequence is MVIDREYVFKNISNPNENSIAIGPLFTCVAFLLICYLDETDVDEIILFAAHLQCGGFEYKNLDIIDKKISKKNIQKLEYYYIIPGSIDKFYIEDIEKITAFLKEYSVIVQDNVIELCSDGAPTPLFIYTHISFQTTELTLRKTNSDLSLYIFDLIYEDQTKYAWERNSSICRCCKKTKLKLLHRHHCRVCGKSICDRCTFRKNIIDKHIRLATKNSFTPSRKKADENLLEVKICVNCINLYLDDISDFK
- the trpCF gene encoding bifunctional indole-3-glycerol-phosphate synthase TrpC/phosphoribosylanthranilate isomerase TrpF, with product METILTKIVEAKRKWLFAKKRLFPLEIFKNEIVKADRNFYESLKSEKAVFILECKKGSPSKGIIRKKFNLNEIASVYKNYANAISVLTDEEFFMGSFANLEIVRNQVQQPILCKDFIIDEYQIYLARYYKADAILLMLSVLGDQEYKKLVKVANRLNMGILTEVSNEEELQRAINLKAKVIGINNRNLRDLSINLNTTKILAPKIPKETIIISESGIYKNKEVRDLRNYADGFLIGSSLMGERNLELAVRKIIYGFNKICGLTSVENAQKAYDAGAIYGGLIFVKESSRFINYDTAKQISKKVRLNYVGVFADANINEVVDFAYGLKLSAVQLHGNENQQYIDSLKAKLHKNCQIWKAYGVDTEIPKFLDNVDYHLLDSQVNGKKGGTGKTFDWNLIKDRKSIILSGGLNSTNIAKAIEFKCSGYDINSGVESKTGEKDEKKLQEVFEVIRNY
- a CDS encoding dihydroorotase, coding for MSTQSLLIKNATVVNEGKIFKSDIFIENGKITQINNHINKNADKIIDATDLYLLPGMIDDQVHFREPGLMYKADIESESRAAVMGGITSYMEMPNVNPATTVVERLAEKKERASQRSHANYAFYLGATNNNVQELKRLKPNDACGVKIFMGASTGDMLVDNQETLEGFFANSPLLIVTHCEDTPMIKTNEDKAREKYGENVPFDLHPDIRSREACFKSSQLAVSLAKKYNSRLHVLHLTTAEEMIHFNNELPLEQKRITAEVCAHHLFFSRKDYAEKGALIKCNPAIKEETDRLALLKAVKNDVIDVIATDHAPHTWEEKQGTYFKAPAGLPLVEQALISVLEHYHKGFLTLEQVVQKTAHAPAIVYKVKERGFIRESYMADLVLVDLNNPHTVTDECCHYKCGWTPFAGYTFKSKIHSTIVNGILKYHQGKIVSDKKGQALEFDHAF
- the pyrF gene encoding orotidine-5'-phosphate decarboxylase, with translation MKIMFSADGISKSDLEKTAIISKYVDCIKIGHILCSTLSFKEIHELVGDKDIFLDFKLHDIPNTVKTAIENYSKAIPNFKYFTFHGTASDEMVKAALSADTQATPLAVITLSSDANFDKQDSLAKFERCMNLGVENFICHPHLVTDVKAKFGNKIKLYVPGVRLESDSKDDHFNALTPQKAKELEVDYIIVGRPLLKADNIVAKLQEFI
- a CDS encoding HisA/HisF-related TIM barrel protein, which gives rise to MQNQNLKKIIISPPFGKYIKFKETSNVYGSFTVNRRWGLIKQAIKTIRKIEKNAWRNKIGLRNPGLANTKPPKRSQDIISLAALEIADWHSFAATLKTQKFANHKNIEINIGCPNASIVDFPAELAYLFEGRNISIKMPPTIDINAKIKEYLAVGITNFHLCNTIPTDKGGVSGYPLQKYTLPAIKAAREEFSNNITIIGGGGIYTLEDAQKYLDAGADHLSLSTVLFNPIKARKLIKRLLST
- the iglE gene encoding type VI secretion system lipoprotein IglE; protein product: MMKKFLFSITTSLLLSGCITTTAKDQFYLNLKSSAQANQGNNYLVVYEQPSSMEKITQTTYDSLSKQILDSEHQTKLVHPQNLTDTLSFKSKDEPGAIYFVMNIGKDYNTWRYYIPNPAGNSWSCTVDNKGYISCKESE
- a CDS encoding cation-binding protein, translated to MNLYILILLAFVLIFIVAVIILLVFNIKNLRKYLRKFLSKFKLGNSLRLNKSFRQLLSQADRKTKKSFKTDANFFIHINPSNSKVIEKETNKTLGVELYKVESTSYNHFISDRSYILELHRFNEDHIYKELGTFCHKVSSMCGKIPTIVYSFEHTNIKNETLILEEIKNLRSVIIQLAKTYKKLPNFVLSVADIEKHPNYSTFIDYVAKHDIPLLSSTLSPQNIKEEFEHYLKKLNALANNMLLKKHPHGFLRFSYFINDIYNCFKYFLEKLDYIDTPKAIQSISLYLNNTTASINQNLFQRSFGSQPYNGKMLKKIIWTCMVSILIILGVIFAANIFVYKNIISGYKQELFAISIKPKEAKQVVNLSKNYISEIKSKLIKSVLYPDKMLEHGIYINEGIKIQHQLLGLLENTFSADDTINRVFIFLILCAPQNTDLQRLVKSNIKLWSLATNIPEDVITTYISAPVPKVNINIANKDLNNLDLTYKNLLVNSNLYKMVKSYVLENTTINLKTLHIFLDELDLPVAKQQTINIFMEKIFPTMRKSLSTYNRVFLENLYDKIKDTTKSSDEFKDIKELIPSISDTQVDNLQAAIDLLKKIDKKLEKNLPNDTKMTKPIWHKVIMQATYNDITNNLVLSRAKLIDKNTVKQSTINIADKGGYYGNISTIYTKVGLKEIILPEITSYKEVINLLKKYDINSSAINNYYNNALQTYIHNYKKSYIKLITSYKNSINPNDMVASLLLISSTSSQFNNMLKTLIENTTFDKKTLEKIPQLELINSYFQNINKMISNPNDMEQYNQIIRSIVDKIHDSDDKSDAINKLTLDLFTQPKGSYLYKVNSLLKKNNISEENSIIFTAPLQNIMKFGRPYLTTCKYNLWEKDILPMIDKQKKYYPFTDKSDTAVSPKELTETFGPKGKFWKTVKKDMYGIFEYKNEQWTAKIPDLFGSNTQNMVSILNSVQRLTNSLWDKSGKPQPLDITLHIMPAPNAYLANNTFVKMSILSTGNEKVIGISTQQKPITLKYKWFEQQPSSVGYIDNYDQINSIEIHSSYWSFLKLLDAANKDGNTYTWNQNNIAIKFKIQFDNVFRAFNKINIMESV